A single region of the Bacteroides luhongzhouii genome encodes:
- a CDS encoding HIRAN domain-containing protein has translation MEVVLILVVTGVIILAIKIAMTNPKESSNNQSQPKTETPSEEIEFPPSGYFYYEMVGMYYHGVTPKDFGIFKGKATAETNNPKDKFAVGIYRNGDNKLVGYIPKDFRGVSNEKIHKEITESGGSREVVFKISGSEKKCYGTVYIKNS, from the coding sequence ATGGAAGTAGTATTAATCTTAGTAGTTACAGGCGTCATAATTTTAGCGATAAAAATTGCTATGACAAATCCCAAAGAATCATCTAACAACCAGAGTCAACCTAAGACCGAAACACCGTCGGAAGAAATAGAATTCCCGCCATCCGGATACTTTTACTATGAAATGGTAGGAATGTACTATCATGGAGTTACACCTAAAGATTTCGGTATATTCAAAGGCAAAGCAACAGCCGAAACAAACAACCCTAAAGATAAATTTGCAGTCGGTATATACAGAAACGGTGATAATAAGTTAGTTGGGTATATCCCCAAAGATTTTAGAGGAGTCAGTAACGAAAAGATTCATAAGGAAATTACAGAAAGCGGCGGTAGTCGGGAAGTGGTATTTAAAATAAGCGGAAGCGAAAAGAAGTGCTACGGAACGGTTTATATAAAAAATAGCTAA
- a CDS encoding DUF2971 domain-containing protein — protein sequence MKLYHYTSIETLALILKNKTIKFNRLDAVDDLEEAGYTSNGAQLGKYMFVSCWTKSTEENIALWSMYAEKGKGIRIELDEDMFYEYKAEDTQYVKVVKQMENPLMPLSEIIRDDYIFFTPLKSSYNFFQRDVVYVDYPNEKVKDALIWHNDGCNIDFSLVGKYKRTHWKFQEETRFSLVAIPCNKCKSADISSKIIYNIENNIELPFKEYYLKLKQKVLDNIIVRLGCSCTEADYIIIETLLNKYTNNGKVEKSKLAGTIKMK from the coding sequence ATGAAACTATACCATTATACTTCAATAGAAACATTAGCTCTAATTCTAAAAAATAAAACAATCAAGTTTAATAGACTAGATGCTGTTGATGACCTGGAAGAAGCTGGATATACATCGAATGGTGCACAGCTTGGAAAATATATGTTTGTTTCATGCTGGACAAAGTCAACAGAAGAGAATATAGCATTATGGAGTATGTATGCGGAGAAAGGTAAAGGAATACGAATAGAGCTTGACGAAGATATGTTTTATGAGTATAAAGCCGAAGACACCCAATATGTTAAGGTTGTAAAACAAATGGAGAATCCATTAATGCCGCTAAGTGAAATTATTCGTGACGATTACATCTTTTTCACTCCTTTAAAAAGTAGCTATAATTTTTTTCAAAGAGATGTTGTTTATGTTGATTATCCTAATGAAAAAGTAAAGGATGCATTAATTTGGCATAATGACGGATGCAATATAGATTTCTCTCTTGTAGGAAAATATAAACGAACACATTGGAAATTCCAAGAAGAAACTAGATTCTCCCTCGTTGCTATTCCATGCAATAAATGTAAAAGCGCAGACATTTCTTCTAAAATTATTTATAATATAGAAAATAACATCGAGTTACCTTTTAAAGAATACTATTTGAAACTGAAACAAAAAGTTCTCGATAATATTATAGTAAGACTAGGATGTTCTTGCACAGAAGCTGATTATATAATTATTGAAACTCTCTTAAATAAATACACCAATAATGGGAAAGTAGAAAAAAGTAAATTAGCTGGCACTATAAAAATGAAATAA
- a CDS encoding trypco2 family protein: MELKDFIKATITGIVSAVNELNEELKETGAVVDPHYGRFTGNEISKMVYSNPNKSKQESLIHEIEFNLTVSEMNRTDGKAGVAIKVIDAGISNKTGTESQNTVKFSIPVVYSTEPK; this comes from the coding sequence ATGGAGCTAAAAGATTTTATAAAAGCAACAATAACCGGAATTGTTTCAGCCGTTAACGAACTAAACGAAGAGCTAAAAGAAACTGGGGCGGTAGTAGATCCGCATTACGGTAGATTTACAGGAAATGAAATAAGTAAAATGGTTTATTCTAATCCGAATAAATCAAAACAAGAAAGCCTTATTCATGAAATAGAATTTAATCTAACTGTTTCAGAAATGAATAGAACAGATGGAAAAGCGGGCGTAGCAATAAAAGTTATCGACGCAGGAATATCAAACAAAACAGGAACGGAAAGCCAAAATACAGTTAAGTTTTCTATTCCCGTTGTTTATTCGACTGAACCGAAATAG